One segment of Heteronotia binoei isolate CCM8104 ecotype False Entrance Well chromosome 18, APGP_CSIRO_Hbin_v1, whole genome shotgun sequence DNA contains the following:
- the LOC132587366 gene encoding general transcription factor II-I-like, producing the protein MAMAAASSHNENSSESQIVVTFLLSALESMCKELAKSKAEVACIAVYEADVFVVGTERGRAFVNTREDFQKDFVKYCVNEEAKPAELQKIKSTSLDNRAMVDIVEMEALRKSVEDYFCICYGKALGKSVVVPVPYDKIQRDPSALIVHGLPEGLSFKHPSSYDATVLKWILENKSGISFVIKRPFLEPKKHLGK; encoded by the exons ATGGCTATGGCAGCAGCATCCAGCCATAATGAGAACTCCTCTGAAAGCCAAATAGTTGTAACCTTCCTCTTGTCAGCCCTTGAGTCGATG TGCAAGGAGCTTGCCAAGTCTAAGGCAGAAGTTGCCTGCATTGCTGTCTATGAAGCAGATGTGTTTGTGGTGGGAACTGAGAGAGGAAGAGCCTTTGTCAATACCAGGGAAGATTTTCAGAAAGATTTTGTGAAGTACT GTGTTAACGAAGAGGCAAAGCCTGCTGAACTGCAGAAAATAAAATCCACCTCACTTGATAACAGAGCGATGGTAGATATTGTGGAAATGGAAGCCCTCAGGAAATCTGTGGAGGACTACTTCTGCATCTGTTATG GTAAAGCTTTAGGGAAATCAGTGGTAGTTCCTGTGCCATATGATAAAATTCAGAGGGACCCGTCTGCTTTGATAGTGCATGGCCTCCCAGAAGGACTTTCATTTAAGCATCCCTCCAGCTATGATGCCACAGTATTGAAGTGGATTCTGGAAAACAAATCTGGGATCTCATTTGTCATCAAAAG GCCTTTCCTTGAGCCAAAGAAACATCTAGGTAAGTAA